One Flagellimonas sp. CMM7 genomic region harbors:
- a CDS encoding alpha/beta fold hydrolase, with protein sequence MQKMVYNQGKKVLFLLSFFIVLSCAKEDIDDLSDTLYVRHKGADMPAHIYGNASEKVFLIILHGGPGGDGLTYRSGTIKSEIEKTCAVVYFDQRGSGMSQGRYSKDEISVDIMAEDVLALVKVIQHKYGDDSQFFLMGHSWGGTLGTAVMLKDQDAFRGWIEVDGAHDAKGIYFEYPDNFRRVADEQIAANRSVSFWERVKDKIDGVDTTTYSDDDFYTMNREAYKAEEKLAKDRIINKIKSRIQGELAATAFFKNNFLTVRWSGSRTQSILVGDQGIFENLSYANRLNEITIPSLVLWGKYDMVVPTKFAQDAFEGLGSTSKELVIFEDSGHSPMLVEPDLFAEEVIDFINEHKEVN encoded by the coding sequence ATGCAAAAGATGGTTTATAATCAAGGAAAAAAAGTGTTGTTTTTACTCTCATTTTTCATTGTTCTCTCCTGTGCTAAAGAGGATATTGATGATTTGAGTGATACACTATATGTGCGCCACAAGGGTGCGGATATGCCCGCGCATATTTATGGTAACGCTTCAGAAAAAGTATTTCTTATCATTCTGCATGGAGGCCCTGGAGGAGATGGATTGACCTATCGTTCTGGAACCATTAAAAGTGAGATTGAAAAAACTTGTGCTGTTGTTTATTTTGATCAACGCGGTTCAGGGATGTCGCAAGGGAGATATTCAAAAGATGAAATTAGTGTGGATATAATGGCTGAAGATGTTCTGGCGTTGGTGAAAGTAATACAACATAAATATGGAGATGATTCCCAGTTCTTTTTGATGGGACATAGCTGGGGAGGAACTCTTGGAACAGCTGTTATGCTAAAAGATCAAGATGCTTTTAGAGGGTGGATAGAAGTTGATGGTGCCCATGATGCGAAAGGAATATACTTTGAATACCCTGATAATTTCAGAAGGGTGGCTGATGAACAGATTGCTGCAAATAGGAGCGTTTCCTTTTGGGAGCGTGTGAAAGATAAAATTGATGGGGTGGATACAACAACCTATTCGGATGATGATTTTTATACTATGAATCGTGAGGCTTATAAAGCTGAAGAAAAATTAGCCAAAGATAGGATCATCAATAAAATTAAAAGCCGCATTCAAGGAGAACTGGCCGCCACTGCATTTTTTAAAAATAATTTTTTAACCGTTAGGTGGAGCGGTTCACGTACACAATCTATTTTAGTTGGAGATCAAGGTATTTTTGAAAACTTGTCCTATGCGAATAGACTCAATGAAATTACGATACCTTCTTTAGTGCTCTGGGGCAAGTATGATATGGTGGTACCGACCAAGTTTGCACAAGATGCGTTTGAAGGTCTTGGTTCTACCTCAAAAGAATTGGTCATTTTTGAGGATTCTGGACACTCACCCATGCTCGTTGAACCTGATTTATTTGCTGAAGAGGTAATTGATTTTATCAATGAACACAAAGAAGTAAACTAG
- a CDS encoding LytTR family DNA-binding domain-containing protein has product MTYKCLIIDDEPLARELLETYLEKIPNFELLASCSSAIHASSILSSKKVDLLFLDIEMPALKGTDFFKNLVYKPKVIFTTAYRDYALDGFELNAVDYLLKPIFFERFFSSIQKFLKQQNTIEISREPTIANHKSEYIFVNKAKKQIKVVLNDILYTESLRDYIKIHLEKETLVIKESISNFEKRVDSRFIRLHRSYIVNSEKITAYTKNDVEIGKIEIPIGNGYKHNMQFFK; this is encoded by the coding sequence ATGACGTATAAATGTCTGATCATTGATGATGAGCCTTTGGCCAGGGAACTCCTTGAAACTTATCTGGAGAAAATTCCCAATTTTGAATTGTTGGCTTCTTGTTCAAGTGCTATACATGCGAGTTCCATTCTAAGCTCTAAAAAAGTGGATTTACTATTTTTAGATATTGAAATGCCAGCATTAAAAGGAACTGATTTTTTTAAAAATCTGGTATATAAACCAAAGGTCATCTTCACCACTGCTTATAGGGATTACGCTTTGGATGGTTTTGAGTTAAACGCAGTGGATTATCTATTAAAACCAATATTTTTTGAACGTTTTTTCTCGTCCATTCAAAAGTTTTTGAAGCAACAGAATACCATTGAAATTAGCAGGGAACCAACCATTGCCAATCACAAAAGTGAATATATATTTGTTAATAAGGCCAAAAAACAAATCAAGGTAGTTCTAAATGATATTCTCTATACGGAAAGCTTAAGGGACTACATAAAAATTCATCTGGAAAAGGAGACACTTGTCATAAAAGAAAGTATCTCCAATTTTGAAAAACGTGTTGACAGCCGTTTTATTCGCTTGCACCGTTCATACATCGTGAATAGCGAAAAAATTACGGCATATACCAAAAACGATGTGGAAATCGGTAAAATAGAAATTCCTATTGGCAATGGCTACAAGCATAACATGCAGTTTTTCAAATGA